The following proteins come from a genomic window of Methylorubrum populi:
- the cysT gene encoding sulfate ABC transporter permease subunit CysT, translated as MVEPVKPRRRFRQRSVIPGFGITFGYTLTCLGLIVLLPLAALVVKASGLGLAGIWEVATDPRVFSALRVSFGVSLLAALTASIFGGIVAWVLTRYDFPGRKLADAVVDLPFALPTAVAGIALASLYAPNGLVGAQLAKIGIEAAYTPVGIFIAMVFIGLPFAVRTVQPLIAEIDKEVEEASAILGASRITTLLRVVLPPLIPAVLTGFALAFARGVGEYGSIIFIAGNLPYVSEIAPLLIVIKLSEFDYAGASAIAVIMLAISFVTLLAINLIQAWSRRRFGYV; from the coding sequence ATGGTCGAGCCCGTGAAACCCCGGCGGCGCTTCCGCCAGCGGAGCGTGATCCCCGGCTTCGGGATCACCTTCGGCTACACGCTGACCTGCCTCGGCCTGATCGTGCTGCTGCCGCTCGCCGCCCTCGTAGTGAAGGCGTCCGGCCTCGGCCTCGCCGGGATCTGGGAGGTCGCCACCGATCCGCGCGTGTTCAGTGCGTTGCGGGTGAGCTTCGGCGTGTCGCTGCTCGCCGCGCTCACGGCCTCGATCTTCGGCGGCATCGTCGCCTGGGTGCTGACCCGCTACGATTTCCCTGGCCGTAAGCTCGCCGACGCCGTGGTCGATCTGCCCTTCGCCCTGCCGACGGCGGTGGCGGGCATCGCGCTCGCCTCGCTCTACGCGCCGAACGGGCTGGTCGGCGCGCAGCTCGCCAAGATCGGCATCGAGGCGGCCTACACGCCGGTGGGCATCTTCATCGCCATGGTGTTCATCGGCCTGCCGTTTGCCGTGCGCACGGTGCAGCCGCTGATCGCCGAGATCGACAAGGAGGTGGAGGAAGCCTCCGCCATCCTCGGCGCCTCGCGGATCACCACGCTGCTGCGGGTGGTGCTGCCGCCGCTGATCCCGGCGGTGCTGACCGGCTTCGCCCTCGCCTTCGCCCGCGGCGTCGGCGAGTACGGCTCGATCATCTTCATCGCCGGCAACTTGCCCTACGTCTCCGAGATCGCGCCGCTGCTCATCGTCATCAAGCTCTCGGAATTCGATTACGCGGGCGCGAGCGCCATCGCCGTGATCATGCTGGCGATCTCCTTCGTCACCCTGCTCGCGATCAACCTGATCCAGGCCTGGAGCCGGCGGAGGTTCGGCTATGTCTGA
- the cysW gene encoding sulfate ABC transporter permease subunit CysW — protein sequence MSEALTQAPIAGPRDEALRSPASVVTERRVVRWLLIAVALTFLGLFLVLPLLTVFAQALAKGWGAYLAAFAEPDAQAAIRLTLLVAAIAVPFNLVFGVAASWAIAKFEFRGKNLLVTLIDLPFSVSPVVSGLIYVLVFGSRGLFGPFLVEHDIQIIFAVPGIVLATIFVTFPFVARQLIPLMQEQGTAEEEAALTLGASGWHAFRTVTLPNIRWGLLYSVLLCNARAMGEFGAVSVVSGHIRGLTNTLPLHVEILYNEYNFVAAFAVASLLAGLALVTLAVKSVLEWRYADDIAAGARRH from the coding sequence ATGTCTGAGGCGCTGACGCAGGCCCCCATCGCGGGGCCGCGGGACGAGGCTCTGCGGTCGCCGGCCAGCGTCGTCACCGAGCGGCGGGTCGTGCGCTGGCTGCTGATCGCCGTCGCGCTGACCTTCCTCGGCCTGTTCCTCGTTCTGCCGCTGCTGACGGTGTTCGCCCAGGCGCTCGCCAAGGGCTGGGGCGCCTACCTCGCCGCCTTCGCCGAGCCCGACGCTCAGGCGGCGATCCGGCTGACCCTGCTCGTCGCGGCGATCGCCGTGCCGTTCAACCTCGTCTTCGGCGTCGCGGCCTCCTGGGCCATCGCCAAGTTCGAGTTCCGCGGCAAGAATCTGCTCGTCACGCTGATCGACCTGCCGTTCTCGGTCTCGCCGGTGGTGTCCGGGCTGATCTACGTGCTGGTCTTCGGCTCGCGCGGGCTGTTCGGCCCCTTCCTCGTCGAGCACGACATCCAGATCATCTTCGCGGTGCCCGGCATCGTGCTCGCGACGATCTTCGTCACCTTTCCCTTCGTCGCCCGCCAGCTCATCCCGCTGATGCAGGAACAGGGCACGGCCGAGGAAGAGGCGGCGCTGACGCTCGGGGCCTCCGGATGGCACGCCTTCCGGACGGTGACGTTACCCAATATCCGCTGGGGCCTGCTCTACAGCGTCCTGCTCTGCAACGCCCGCGCGATGGGCGAGTTCGGCGCGGTCTCGGTCGTCTCCGGCCATATCCGCGGGCTCACCAACACGCTGCCGCTGCACGTGGAGATTCTCTACAATGAGTACAACTTCGTTGCCGCGTTCGCCGTCGCCTCTCTCCTTGCCGGGCTCGCTCTTGTCACCCTCGCCGTCAAATCCGTCCTTGAATGGCGCTACGCCGACGACATCGCGGCGGGGGCACGCCGCCACTGA
- a CDS encoding sulfate/molybdate ABC transporter ATP-binding protein, with amino-acid sequence MRIEDVSKTFETAAVLHDFTLDVRAGELLALLGPSGSGKTTLLRIIAGLDFPDRGRIIFGGDDATQVPVQRRAVGFVFQHYALFKHMTVAQNIAYGLNARKRSERPDKAEIKRRVGNLLDLIKLSGFADRYPSQLSGGQRQRIALARALAVEPRVLLLDEPFGALDAQVRKDLRRWLREIHDRTGQTTIFVTHDQDEALELSDRVAVLDRGRLEQVGTPDEVQEHPVSPTVLKFLGDTIEVEAIAQNGQVLVNGRPTPLTAPNGLVGPVKLYARPWQLQFAEAHEAHLTGTVRSSYRTQGRQRIEVDRPGTKVVVVEAADTARLAAGREVGLRIVGGHVFP; translated from the coding sequence ATCCGCATCGAGGACGTCTCGAAGACCTTCGAGACGGCGGCGGTGCTGCACGACTTCACCCTCGACGTGCGGGCGGGCGAGCTGCTGGCGCTGCTCGGGCCCTCGGGCTCGGGCAAGACCACGCTGCTGCGCATCATCGCCGGGCTCGACTTCCCCGATCGCGGCCGGATCATCTTCGGCGGCGACGACGCCACGCAGGTGCCGGTGCAGCGGCGCGCGGTCGGCTTCGTGTTCCAGCACTACGCACTGTTCAAGCACATGACGGTGGCGCAGAACATCGCCTACGGGCTCAACGCCCGGAAGCGCTCGGAGCGGCCGGACAAGGCCGAGATCAAGCGCCGCGTCGGCAACCTGCTCGACCTCATCAAGCTGTCAGGCTTCGCCGACCGCTATCCGAGCCAGCTCTCCGGCGGCCAGCGCCAGCGTATCGCGCTGGCTCGCGCGCTCGCGGTGGAGCCCCGCGTCCTCCTGCTCGACGAGCCGTTCGGCGCACTCGACGCACAAGTGCGCAAGGATCTGCGCCGTTGGCTGCGCGAGATCCACGACCGCACCGGCCAGACGACGATCTTCGTCACTCACGACCAGGACGAGGCGCTCGAACTCTCCGACCGGGTTGCGGTGCTGGACCGCGGCCGCCTGGAGCAGGTCGGTACGCCGGACGAGGTGCAGGAGCATCCGGTCTCGCCGACGGTGCTGAAGTTTCTGGGCGACACGATCGAGGTCGAGGCGATCGCGCAGAACGGCCAGGTTCTCGTCAACGGCCGGCCGACACCGCTCACGGCCCCGAACGGCCTGGTCGGACCGGTCAAGCTCTACGCGCGGCCCTGGCAGCTTCAGTTCGCCGAGGCGCACGAGGCGCATCTCACCGGGACGGTGCGCTCCTCATACCGGACGCAAGGTCGGCAGCGGATTGAAGTCGACCGGCCCGGCACCAAGGTCGTGGTGGTGGAAGCCGCCGATACCGCCCGCCTCGCCGCCGGCCGCGAAGTCGGGCTGCGGATTGTCGGCGGACACGTCTTCCCGTAG